A region of the Deltaproteobacteria bacterium genome:
TCATCTCGGCGTAGCGCGGGATCAGCGAATCGCGCAGGCGCAACACTTCCCGGTCCATGGTGATCGACTCCACGCCGCGGTGCGCCGAGTGCAAGATCGTCCCACCGGGGGTTTCGTAGACGCCGCGCGACTTCATGCCGACGTAGCGGTTCTCGACCAGATCGACCCGGCCGATGGCGTGCTTGGCGCCGATGTCGTTTAGGTGCGCCAGCAAATTCGCCGGCGATAATTTTTTACCGTTAAGCGCCACCGGATCGCCGCGCAGATAATCGATCTCGATGTACTCAGCGCGGTTGGGCGCCTTTTCCAAGGGCCGGCACCAGACAAACATGTCCGAGGGCGGCTCCTTCCACGGATCTTCGAGGATGCCGCCTTCGTAACTGATGTGGAATAAATTGCGGTCGGTGCTGTAGGGCTTGGCCTTGGTCACCGGCACGGGAATGCCATGCTTGCGCGCGTAATCGATCAAGGTCGAGCGCGCGTTCAGATCCCACTCGCGCCAAGGCGCGATGATTTTGATATTGGGCTTGAGCGCGTAGTAAGTCAGCTCGAAGCGCACCTGATCGTTGCCCTTGCCGGTGGCACCGTGAGACACCGCGTCGGCCTTTTCCGCTACCGCCACATCGATCTGTGCTTTGGCAATCAACGGCCGGGCGATGGAAGTGCCGAGCAGATAGGAACCTTCATAGACCGCGTTGGCGCGGAGCATGGGGAAGACGTAATTTTTGACAAACTCTTCGCGCAGATCGCCGATCACCACTTTGCTAGCGCCGGTCTTAAACGCTTTCTGCTTGATCGCCTGCAAGTCGTCGCCCTGGCCCAAATCGGCGCAATAGGCGATCACTTCACAACCATACTGTTCTTTTAGCCAGCGCAAAATCACCGAGGTGTCCAAACCGCCGGAATATGCCAAAACAACTTTCTTGACGTTCATGACTATTTCTTAGATCCTCTACTTCCGATCTTTTTTCTCAACGCTTTGCTCTTTCCCACTGTCGCGGCGAAGCCTTTGACCAGCCACACCATCACCGCCTTTTGCGCGTGCAAACGATTTTCCGCTTGATCGAAGGCGACGCACTGCGGGCTTTCCAAAACTTCATGGGTAATCTCTTCGCCGCGGTGCGCCGGCAAACAGTGCATCACCACGGCATCCTTCTTGGCCATGGCGACCACCCGGCTATTCACTTGATAGGCGCGAAAAGCATTGATGCGCGCTTTTGACTCTTGCTCTTGCCCCATGCTGGTCCACACGTCGGTGTAAATCGCATCGGCGCCGCTAACGGCCGCCTCGACCGAATGCGTCACCGCGACCTTGGCGCCGTTTTGCAAAGCCGTGTTGAGAATCGCCGCATCGGGCTCATAACCTTTGGGGCATGCGAGGGTAAACGAAAACGGCACCAGCGCCGCCGCTTCCAACCACGAGTGCACCATATTGTTACCGTCGCCGACGAAGGCGATTTTTAAACCGGCGAGCTTGCCCTTATGTTCGATCAGCGTCTGACAGTCGGCCAATACTTGGCAGGGATGGTAACCATCGGTGAGCGCGTTGATCACCGGCACGGAAGAATACTCGGCCATCTCTTCGATGATTTTGTGCGCAAAGGTCCGCACCGTAACCAAATCGAACCAGCGGTCCAAGTTGCGCGCGCAGTCCGCCGGGGTTTCCCTGGTGCCCAATCCGACTTCGGCGGGTCCGAGATAAATCGCCGAACCGCCTAACTGCGTAATGCCGACGGCAAAGGTCGAGCGCGTGCGCAAACTCGGCTTCTCGAAAACCAGCGCCATGTTCTTGCCGGCCAACAGCCGATGCGCGACGCCGCGTTTTTGCTTGCGCTTGAGGTCGGCGGCGAGCTGCAAGATGGCGTCGAACTCGCGCCGGCTGAGGCCGTCGAAATTGAGTAGATCTCGTTTGCTCATGGAACGAATAGTTACGCGGCTAGGTTATTTGTCATTGACCATGTGCTGGCCGCATGAACCCACTAAAAGGGTTCCAAAGGGGGCACGCCTCGCCTTTGCTCGCCGGCGGCGGGTCAAGACCCCGCACGCGAGGTTTCTCCGACCAATTGCCGCAAAACTTTTTCCAAGATCGCCAGACCGCGATCGATTTCTTTTTTAGTGATGGTCAGCGGCGGCACGAAGCGCAGCACCTTGGCCGCCGTGCAGTTGAGCAGCAGCCCCTCCTGCATACAGGCGTCGGCAATCTTAGCGCCCTCGCGATCGAGTTCGACGCCGATGATCAACCCCTTGCCGCGAACGTGGCGGATACAAGAAAAATGTTTTTTCAGCGCCTCCAGCCCTTTGACGAAATACTTGCCCATCTGCACGCAGTTCTTGAGCACACCGCCTTTGACCAAGGCGTTCATCACCGCCAAACCGGCGGCGCAACAAACCGGATTGCCGCCAAAAGTTGACGCGTGACTTCCGGGACCGAAGCTATTGGCGACCTCTTCGCGCGCCAGCATCGCACCCAGCGGCAAACCGCCGCCCAAGGCTTTGGCCAAAGTCATGATGTCGGGCTTGACGCCGAAGTGTTCGTAGCCGAATAGTTTCCCCGTCCGCCCCATGCCGGTTTGCACTTCGTCGAAGATCAACAGCAAACCGCGCTGATCGCAGAGCTCGCGAATGCCGAGCATGTAAATTTCATTGGGCACGATGACGCCGCCCTCGGCCTGAATCGGTTCGACCAGAATCGCGATGGTTTTCTTCTCATCGATGGCCGCTTCCATGGCGCCAAGATCGTTGTACGGCACCTGGCGAAAACCGGCGGGAAGCGGATCGTAGCCGGCGCGAACTTTTTCCTGGCCGGTGGCGGTCAACGTCGCCAAGGTCCGGCCATGAAAAGAGTTATGCGTCGAAATGATTTCGTAGCGGCCGCCGCGCTTTTCCAAACCGTAACGACGCGCCAACTTGATCGCCGCCTCGTTGGCCTCGGCGCCGCTGTTACAAAAAAATGCCCGGTCGGCGAACGAATGGCGGCACAGCTCGCGGGCCAGCTCCGACTGGGTTTGAATATGGTAGAGATTCGACACGTGGAGCAACTGCTGGGCCTGCTGTTTGATCGCCTTGACGATCGCCGGATGGCAGTGGCCCAGACTGTTGACCGCGATGCCGGCCAAGAAATCGAGATACTCTTTACCGTTGGCGTCCCAAACTTTAGTGCCGCGTCCTTTGACCAAGGCGATCGGCGTGCGCGCGTAAGTTTTGGCCACGTACTTGTCGGTCAGCGCGACGATATCGCGATTCTTCATTTGCGCACCACCTCCGTCCCGACGCCTTCTTTGGTAAAAATTTCCAAGAGCACGGCATGCTTCAGCCGGCCGTCGATAATATGCGTCTTCTCGACGCCGCCCTTGAGCGCGTTGATACAGCATTCGACTTTGGGAATCATGCCCGAGCCGACCACGCCGTCTTGAATCATCTTGCGCGCTTGCTTCTCTGTGAGATGGCTCAACAGCTCGCCCTTTTTGTCCTTCACGCCTTCGACGTCGGTCATCAAGAGTAATTTTTCCGCGTGCAGCGCTTCGGCCACTTCACCGGCGACCAAATCGGCGTTGATATTATAAGTCTCGCCGGCTTTGCCGACGCCGACGGGCGCGATTACGGGTATGAACTTGTTGGCGTCGAGCGAATCAATGATCAACGGATTGATGCCGATGATCTCGCCGACCATGCCGATATCGATGATCTCCGGCGATTCACCGTTGCCCGACGGCACAGTCACGTTCATTTTTTTCGCCAGAATTAGCTGGCCGTCTTTGCCGCTCAAGCCGACGGCCATGCCGCCATGTTGATTGATCATGTTGACGATCTCTTTATTGACCTTGCCGACCAAAACCATTTCGACGATGTCCAAGGTCTCCTGATCGGTCACGCGCATACCGCGCACGTAACTGCTTTTGACGCCCATCTTGTCGAGCGCGGCGTCGATCTGCGGCCCGCCGCCATGCACCACCACCGGGTTGATGCCGACGCACTTGAGCAAGACGATGTCCTGGGCGAAGCTCGCCTTGAGCTCCTCGTTTTCCATCGCATGGCCACCATATTTGATCACGAAAGTCTTGCCGTAAAAGCGCTGGAAATAGGGCAGCGCCTCCATCAACACTTCCGCCTTGCCGATAAAATCGTCCATCAACGGTCCTTCACTTAGAGGATATAGCGCGACAGGTCTTCGTTTTGGAGAATCGGTTCCAGCCGCTGGCGCACATACGCGGCGTCAATGGCGACTTCCTGGCCGTGCATTTCCGGCGCCGCGAAAGAAACCTCGTCGAGTAGAACTTCCAGAATCGTGTGCAAGCGGCGCGCGCCGATGTTTTCCATCTGCTCGTTGACGTTGGAAGCGATCAGCGCGATCTCTTCGATAGCGTCGGCGGCGAATTTTAAATGCACTCCTTCGGTTTCGAGCAAGGCTTCATACTGCTTGATCAAAGCATTCTTCGGTTCGGTGAGAATTCTGACGAAGTCCTCTTTACTGAGCGAGCTCAACTCGACGCGGATTGGAAACCGTCCTTGAAACTCAGGAATCAAATCCGACGGCTTGGCGGTATGAAATGCGCCCGAAGCGATGAATAAGATGTGATCGGTCTTGACCATGCCGTATTTGGTATTGACCGTCGAACCTTCGACGATCGGCAACAGATCGCGCTGCACGCCCTGGCGTGAGACATCCGGCCCCTGCGCCGAATCGCGGCCGGCGATTTTGTCGATCTCGTCGAGAAAGACAATTCCCGATTGCTCGACCCGACGCACCGCTTCGCCGGTGACTTTGTCCATGTCGACCAACTTGCCCGCCTCTTCCTGGGTGAGAATTTCCAACGCTTCGGGAATCTTGACCTTCTTCTGCTTGGTCTTTTTCGGCATCAGGTTAGAAAACATCTCTTTGAGATTGAATTCCATGCCTTCCATACCTTGAGGCGTCAGCACTTCGATCATTGGCATCGTCGATTGGGTCATCTCGATCTCGACGAAGCGATCATCCATCTTGCCGTCGCGGAGCATTTTCTTGAGCTTGTCGCGGGTGCCTTGCAGCCGCGCCGCGTCCACCGGTTCGCTCTCACCCTCGCCGGAGGTCGGCGGCAAAAGCAGATCCAACACCCGCTCTTCGGCGACTTCGTGAGCTTTGATTTCGACCTTCTGCTTTTCTTCCTCTTTGACCATGTTGACGGCGAGATCGGTCAAATCGCGAATGATCGACTCGACGTCGCGGCCGACGTAGCCCACTTCGGTAAACTTCGACGCTTCGACTTTGATAAATGGCGCTTGGGCAAGCTTCGCCAAACGGCGCGAGATTTCAGTCTTGCCGACTCCCGTCGGGCCGATCATGATGATATTTTTCGGCGCGATTTCGTCGCGCAAATCGTCCGGCACCAACTGGCGCCGCCAGCGATTGCGTAGCGCGATAGCGACCGCTCGTTTCGCGTTCCTTTGCCCGACGATATAACGATCCAATTCCGAGACGATTTCCCGCGGCGTCATCACCGGCGCCGGCGAGCTGCCCGAGTCGGAAAGAGTGTTTTTTGCATCCTCTGTCATAGGAATACTAACTCCTAACAATTTCGCCACGAAATGCAATCATTTTCGCCGCGGGAGGTGCGGTTCTGCGGCTCAGATTGGCCTAGCAGCGGCCAATACAGCCAATTCTGGAATTTTAAATTTTGAATCTGGAATCTGAAATTAGTAGTTCCTCGCGGCGAGGAAGCACAATTCTTCGAAGGTGAGTTGCTCGTTGGTGTAGACGCAGATTCCCGCCGCCACCCGCATCGCCTCTTCGGCGATCACCCGCGCGTCCAACTGCGTATGCTTGATCAGCACCCGCGCCGCCGCCAAGGCGTAATTGCCGCCCGAGCCGATGGCGATTACGCCGTCGTCGGGCTCGATCACGTCGCCGGCGCCGGAAATCACCAGCAGGTCGGTCACGTCGGCGACAATCAGCAAAGCCTCAAGCCGCCGCAGCACGCGATCGGTGCGCCAGTCCTTGGCCAACTCCACCGCGGCGCGTTTCAAGTTGCCATTGTACTGTTCTAACTTGGCTTCGAACTTTTCGAACAGGGTGAAAGCATCCGCGGTGGCGCCGGCAAAGCCGGCGATGACTCGATCGTGATGCAGCTTGCGCACCTTGCGCGCGCTGTGTTTCATCACCGTCTGCCCCAAACTCACTTGCCCGTCGCCGACAACGACAACTTTGCCGCCATGACGTAAACCTAATATGGTAGTGCCTTCAAACATTGAAATCCTTTAGCCATGAACCACGAGGCGCGAGGCGTGAGTCAGAAAATTCTGAGATATCCTCTTCCTTATGCCTCGCGCCTCAAGCCTCATGCCTTCTTCTCACGCTCGCGGATGCGCCTTATCATAAACCGCGGTCAATTGATCCAAATTCAAATGCGTATATCGCTGCGTCGTCGACAAGCTTTCATGGCCGAGTAATTCTTGAATCACTCTGAGATCGGCGCCGCTGTTGAGTAAATGCGTCGCGAAACTGTGACGCAACCCATGCGGCCCCATCTTGATCTGAATGCCAGCCAATTTCAAATGTTTCTCGACAATCCGCGCCACGCTACGGGTAGTAATGCGCTCGCCGCGGTTGTTCAAGATCACCGGCGATTCGCCGGTGCAGGTCAACTGCCAACGCTGACGCTGGTCTAAAGCATAAGTTTCCAACGCAGCGAGCGCGACCTTGCCGATGGGCACGATCCGCTCTTTGGAACCTTTGCCCACCACACGGACAATCTCTAATTGAATGTCGATGTCAGCCCAATTGAGTCCGACCAACTCACTGACGCGCATGCCGGTGGAATAGAACACTTCGAGCACCGCGAGATCGCGCACATCGAGGCCAGTCTTGGGTTTGATCGCGCCGAGGAGTTGAAAGACATCGTCGACGGAAAGAAACGCTGGCAAGGGCTTTTCCTGTTTGGGCGACTGAATCAGCAGCAGCGGATCTTTTTCAATTCGTCGGATCGAGAGCAAATAGCGAAAGAAACTTTTCAGCGCTGCTACCTTACGTCCGATGGAACTCTTTTTACGCTCGCGGGTGAGGGAAGCGAGAAACGCGCGCACGGCGTGAATATCGACTTTCTCGACGGCGACACAGCCAGTCGAATCGAGGCACAACTCCCGATCCAGCAAAAATTCTTGCAGCTGCGCCAAGTCGCTCAAATAATTGCGCAGAGTATGGGCCGAAGCATTGCGCTCGTGGCG
Encoded here:
- the hslV gene encoding ATP-dependent protease subunit HslV — encoded protein: MFEGTTILGLRHGGKVVVVGDGQVSLGQTVMKHSARKVRKLHHDRVIAGFAGATADAFTLFEKFEAKLEQYNGNLKRAAVELAKDWRTDRVLRRLEALLIVADVTDLLVISGAGDVIEPDDGVIAIGSGGNYALAAARVLIKHTQLDARVIAEEAMRVAAGICVYTNEQLTFEELCFLAARNY
- the argB gene encoding acetylglutamate kinase → MDDFIGKAEVLMEALPYFQRFYGKTFVIKYGGHAMENEELKASFAQDIVLLKCVGINPVVVHGGGPQIDAALDKMGVKSSYVRGMRVTDQETLDIVEMVLVGKVNKEIVNMINQHGGMAVGLSGKDGQLILAKKMNVTVPSGNGESPEIIDIGMVGEIIGINPLIIDSLDANKFIPVIAPVGVGKAGETYNINADLVAGEVAEALHAEKLLLMTDVEGVKDKKGELLSHLTEKQARKMIQDGVVGSGMIPKVECCINALKGGVEKTHIIDGRLKHAVLLEIFTKEGVGTEVVRK
- a CDS encoding argininosuccinate synthase, with the protein product MNVKKVVLAYSGGLDTSVILRWLKEQYGCEVIAYCADLGQGDDLQAIKQKAFKTGASKVVIGDLREEFVKNYVFPMLRANAVYEGSYLLGTSIARPLIAKAQIDVAVAEKADAVSHGATGKGNDQVRFELTYYALKPNIKIIAPWREWDLNARSTLIDYARKHGIPVPVTKAKPYSTDRNLFHISYEGGILEDPWKEPPSDMFVWCRPLEKAPNRAEYIEIDYLRGDPVALNGKKLSPANLLAHLNDIGAKHAIGRVDLVENRYVGMKSRGVYETPGGTILHSAHRGVESITMDREVLRLRDSLIPRYAEMIYYGYWFAPEREVLQKTIDAAQANVSGRVRLKLYKGNAIVTGRKSDASLYDSNVATFEADQVYRQADAEGFIRLNALRLRLRKLAKAR
- the argF gene encoding ornithine carbamoyltransferase; its protein translation is MSKRDLLNFDGLSRREFDAILQLAADLKRKQKRGVAHRLLAGKNMALVFEKPSLRTRSTFAVGITQLGGSAIYLGPAEVGLGTRETPADCARNLDRWFDLVTVRTFAHKIIEEMAEYSSVPVINALTDGYHPCQVLADCQTLIEHKGKLAGLKIAFVGDGNNMVHSWLEAAALVPFSFTLACPKGYEPDAAILNTALQNGAKVAVTHSVEAAVSGADAIYTDVWTSMGQEQESKARINAFRAYQVNSRVVAMAKKDAVVMHCLPAHRGEEITHEVLESPQCVAFDQAENRLHAQKAVMVWLVKGFAATVGKSKALRKKIGSRGSKK
- a CDS encoding acetylornithine transaminase, coding for MKNRDIVALTDKYVAKTYARTPIALVKGRGTKVWDANGKEYLDFLAGIAVNSLGHCHPAIVKAIKQQAQQLLHVSNLYHIQTQSELARELCRHSFADRAFFCNSGAEANEAAIKLARRYGLEKRGGRYEIISTHNSFHGRTLATLTATGQEKVRAGYDPLPAGFRQVPYNDLGAMEAAIDEKKTIAILVEPIQAEGGVIVPNEIYMLGIRELCDQRGLLLIFDEVQTGMGRTGKLFGYEHFGVKPDIMTLAKALGGGLPLGAMLAREEVANSFGPGSHASTFGGNPVCCAAGLAVMNALVKGGVLKNCVQMGKYFVKGLEALKKHFSCIRHVRGKGLIIGVELDREGAKIADACMQEGLLLNCTAAKVLRFVPPLTITKKEIDRGLAILEKVLRQLVGETSRAGS
- a CDS encoding tyrosine recombinase XerC, whose product is MDQLISQYAEHLRHERNASAHTLRNYLSDLAQLQEFLLDRELCLDSTGCVAVEKVDIHAVRAFLASLTRERKKSSIGRKVAALKSFFRYLLSIRRIEKDPLLLIQSPKQEKPLPAFLSVDDVFQLLGAIKPKTGLDVRDLAVLEVFYSTGMRVSELVGLNWADIDIQLEIVRVVGKGSKERIVPIGKVALAALETYALDQRQRWQLTCTGESPVILNNRGERITTRSVARIVEKHLKLAGIQIKMGPHGLRHSFATHLLNSGADLRVIQELLGHESLSTTQRYTHLNLDQLTAVYDKAHPRA
- the hslU gene encoding ATP-dependent protease ATPase subunit HslU codes for the protein MTPREIVSELDRYIVGQRNAKRAVAIALRNRWRRQLVPDDLRDEIAPKNIIMIGPTGVGKTEISRRLAKLAQAPFIKVEASKFTEVGYVGRDVESIIRDLTDLAVNMVKEEEKQKVEIKAHEVAEERVLDLLLPPTSGEGESEPVDAARLQGTRDKLKKMLRDGKMDDRFVEIEMTQSTMPMIEVLTPQGMEGMEFNLKEMFSNLMPKKTKQKKVKIPEALEILTQEEAGKLVDMDKVTGEAVRRVEQSGIVFLDEIDKIAGRDSAQGPDVSRQGVQRDLLPIVEGSTVNTKYGMVKTDHILFIASGAFHTAKPSDLIPEFQGRFPIRVELSSLSKEDFVRILTEPKNALIKQYEALLETEGVHLKFAADAIEEIALIASNVNEQMENIGARRLHTILEVLLDEVSFAAPEMHGQEVAIDAAYVRQRLEPILQNEDLSRYIL